The following coding sequences lie in one Desmodus rotundus isolate HL8 chromosome 1, HLdesRot8A.1, whole genome shotgun sequence genomic window:
- the TOR2A gene encoding prosalusin isoform X2, translating into MDKLSPGLMEVLQPFLGSSWVVYGTNYRKAIFIFISNTGGEQINQVVLEAWRSRRDREEIRLQELEPAVSRAVLDNPHHGFWRSGIMEEHLLDVLVPFLPLQRHHVRHCVLNELAQLGLEPREEAIQAVLDSTTFFPEEEQLFSSNGCKTVASRIAFFL; encoded by the exons ATGGACAAGCTGTCCCCGGGCCTGATGGAGGTCCTGCAACCTTTCCTGGGCTCCTCCTGGGTTGTGTACGGGACCAACTACCGGAAAGCCATCTTCATCTTCATCAG CAACACTGGTGGCGAGCAGATCAACCAGGTGGTACTGGAGGCATGGCGCAGCCGCCGGGACCGCGAGGAGATCCGCCTGCAGGAGCTAGAGCCAGCCGTCTCCCGGGCCGTGCTGGACAACCCGCACC ATGGCTTCTGGCGCTCGGGCATCATGGAAGAGCATCTCCTGGACGTCCTGGTGCCTTTCCTGCCGCTCCAGAGGCACCACGTGCGGCACTGCGTGCTCAACGAGCTGGCCCAGCTGGGCCTGGAGCCCCGGGAGGAGGCCATCCAGGCCGTGCTGGACAGCACCACCTTCTTTCCTGAGGAGGAGCAGCTCTTTTCCTCCAACGGCTGCAAGACTGTGGCTTCCCGAATTGCCTTCTTCCTCTGA
- the LOC112306532 gene encoding tetratricopeptide repeat protein 16 isoform X3, whose amino-acid sequence MTDSRKNSPWPEQAPAQHIQQLQGTPLPQEILRRIFGTSRVFQGFDEIKPTATGIAVPLKVRQYYHQGYRCLEQEDWELAVLFFSRAVHLDPELGQCLFEQGAFPDALHVFSQASKLQPERSCFRYRCMACLLALKRHDDCLSLVTREVKHGTANADIYILRARLHNFFQKPNLCYQDLHSALLLDPKHPGAKALLKVMVDQARKSHQDARTLAVQGKLQHALQCMDRAIENNPLDPSLFLFRGTMYRRLQDFDAAVEDLLKALDMMTQRQEDMAQQAQRQLLLSYNDFAVHCYMQGAYQESVLLLNKALQGEQQEKGLYINRGDCFFQLGNLTFAELDYRQALALSPQDEGANLRMGLLQEKMGFCEQKRRQFQKAENHFSMAIQHSPQRAQYYLHRARTRLLMQNISGARQDVASALLLDPKQPKLLPLMTDLFSGMSVEEVLGTQIAHLARLQLSRAVESRLQDSISEGILGQFRRRELERQKARALQRAWKQEQPLQEQPLQDQPLQEQPLQEQPLQEQPLQEPSEKPGSSPQALQAEPKHPEEAKGPKKEEKPEPGPSKMRSLSDSYLDQTSSDSILGSVRTLPTSEIETSTTSPEYRSDTTSTETISDSSLLKTQSSVMGTHRGALGLSHRFKKTKATLRVQSRKSSKREATQSQSHRPSKTKAAQGPGHRPSKTEATQGPGHRPSKTEAAQGPGHRPSKTEAAQGPGQRLRKTKAARGSRQRLRKTKVAHGRGWGPSKAEATQGRSWGLIRSSSKTKTFYDPSSSPGNTEATQDLSQNPSKTKVPQSWNWGTNLGSSKSEVTQDLSQNPSKIQQSPSPDSSTVL is encoded by the exons ATGACAGACTCTAGGAAG AATTCTCCTTGGCCTGAACAGGCTCCCGCACAGCACATCCAACAGCTGCAGGGGACTCCACTCCCACAGGAGATCCTACGGCGCATCTTTGGGACCAGCCGGGTGTTCCAGGGCTTTGATGAGATAAAACCAACAGCCACTGGGATAGCAGTGCCCTTAAAAGTCAGGCAGTA CTACCACCAAGGCTACCGGTGCTTGGAGCAAGAAGACTGGGAGTTGGCCGTGCTGTTCTTCTCCCGTGCCGTTCACCTGGACCCTGAGCTG GGCCAGTGTCTGTTTGAGCAAGGTGCCTTTCCGGACGCCCTGCACGTCTTCTCGCAAGCTTCTAAGCTCCAGCCCGAGAGATCCTGCTTCCGTTACCGATG CATGGCCTGTCTCCTGGCCCTCAAACGACACGACGACTGCCTCTCGCTTGTCACCAGGGAGGTGAAGCACGGCACGGCTAATGCTGATATCTACATCCTCCGGGCCAGGCTCCATAACTTCTTCCAGAAG CCCAACCTCTGCTATCAAGACCTGCACAGCGCTTTGCTACTGGATCCCAAGCACCCAGGGGCCAAGGCGCTGCTCAAGGTGATGGTGGACCAGGCCCGGAAGTCACACCAGGACGCCAGGACCCTGGCCGTGCAGGGCAAGCTGCAGCACGCGCTGCAGTGCATGGACCGCGCCATCGAGAACAACCCTCTGGACCCCAGCCTCTTCCTTTTCAG GGGCACCATGTACAGGCGGCTCCAGGACTTTGATGCCGCCGTGGAGGACCTCCTGAAGGCGTTGGACATGATGACGCAGCGCCAGGAGGACATGGCGCAGCAGGCGCAGCGCCAGCTGCTGCTGTCCTACAACGACTTCGCGGTGCACTGCTACATGCAGGGTGCCTACCAGGAGAGCGTGCTGCTGCTCAACAAGGCGCTCCAGGGCGAGCAGCAGGAGAAAGGCCTCTACATCAACCGCGGCG ACTGCTTCTTCCAGCTGGGCAACCTGACCTTTGCCGAGTTGGACTATCGGCAGGCGCTGGCGCTGAGCCCGCAGGACGAGGGCGCCAACCTGCGCATGGGCCTACTGCAGGAGAAGATGGGTTTCTGCGAGCAGAAGAGGAG GCAATTCCAGAAGGCAGAGAACCACTTCTCGATGGCCATCCAGCACAGCCCCCAGAGGGCTCAGTACTACCTACACCGAGCCAGGACCCGGCTGCTCATGCAGAACATTTCTGGAGCCCGCCAAGATGTTGCCAGTGCCCTGCTCCTTGACCCTAAGCAACCAAAG CTGCTCCCACTGATGACCGACCTCTTCTCGGGCATGTCAGTGGAGGAGGTGCTTGGCACCCAAATAGCCCAcctggccaggctgcagctgagtCGGGCGGTGGAAAGCAGGCTGCAGGACAGCATCTCTGAAGGCATCCTGGG GCAGTTCAGGAGGCGGGAACTGGAGCGCCAGAAGGCCCGGGCCCTGCAGCGGGCTTGGAAGCAGGAGCAGCCTTTGCAAGAGCAGCCTTTGCAGGATCAGCCTTTGCAAGAGCAGCCTTTGCAGGAGCAGCCTTTGCAAGAGCAGCCTTTGCAGGAGCCCTCCGAGAAACCGGGCTCCagtccccaggccctgcaggcgGAGCCCAAACACCCGGAGGAGGCCAAGGGCCCCAAGAAGGAG GAGAAGCCGGAGCCCGGTCCTAGCAAGATGAGGTCTCTGTCCGACAGCTACCTCGATCAGACCTCTTCAGACTCCATCCTGGGCT CAGTCAGGACCCTGCCGACCTCGGAGATAGAGACATCCACCACCAGTCCGGAGTACCGGAGTGACACGACCTCCACTGAGACGATCTCGGATTCCTCCCTGCTGAAGACTCAGTCCTCAGTCATGGGCACCCACAGGGGAGCCCTAGGCCTGAGCCACCGCTTCAAGAAAACTAAGGCCACCCTAAGGGTCCAGAGCCGGAAATCCAGCAAGAGAGAGGCCACGCAGAGCCAGAGCCACAGGCCCAGCAAGACCaaggctgcccagggcccagggcataGGCCCAGCAAGACCGAGgccacccagggcccagggcatAGGCCCAGCAAGACCGAGgccgcccagggcccagggcataGGCCCAGCAAGACCgaggctgcccagggcccagggcagaggcTCAGGAAGACCAAGGCTGCCCGAGGCTCAaggcagaggctcagaaagaccAAGGTTGCTCACGGCCGGGGCTGGGGACCCAGCAAGGCTGAGGCCACCCAGGGCCGGAGCTGGGGACTGATCCGAAGTTCCAGCAAGACCAAGACTTTCTATGACCCAAGTAGTAGCCCCGGCAATACTGAGGCTACCCAGGACCTGAGCCAGAACCCCAGCAAGACCAAGGTTCCCCAGAGCTGGAACTGGGGCACCAACCTAGGTTCCAGCAAGTCCGAAGTCACCCAGGACCTGAGCCAGAACCCCAGCAAAATCCAGCAAAGCCCCAGCCCTGACAGTTCCACTGTTCTCTGA
- the LOC112306532 gene encoding tetratricopeptide repeat protein 16 isoform X2, whose protein sequence is MTDSRKNSPWPEQAPAQHIQQLQGTPLPQEILRRIFGTSRVFQGFDEIKPTATGIAVPLKVRQYYHQGYRCLEQEDWELAVLFFSRAVHLDPELIDFYALRAEAYIQLCDFSSAAQNLRRAYSFQPENTNFLERLTFVLYLQGQCLFEQGAFPDALHVFSQASKLQPERSCFRYRCMACLLALKRHDDCLSLVTREVKHGTANADIYILRARLHNFFQKPNLCYQDLHSALLLDPKHPGAKALLKVMVDQARKSHQDARTLAVQGKLQHALQCMDRAIENNPLDPSLFLFRGTMYRRLQDFDAAVEDLLKALDMMTQRQEDMAQQAQRQLLLSYNDFAVHCYMQGAYQESVLLLNKALQGEQQEKGLYINRGDCFFQLGNLTFAELDYRQALALSPQDEGANLRMGLLQEKMGFCEQKRRQFQKAENHFSMAIQHSPQRAQYYLHRARTRLLMQNISGARQDVASALLLDPKQPKLLPLMTDLFSGMSVEEVLGTQIAHLARLQLSRAVESRLQDSISEGILGQFRRRELERQKARALQRAWKQEQPLQEQPLQDQPLQEQPLQEQPLQEQPLQEPSEKPGSSPQALQAEPKHPEEAKGPKKEEKPEPGPSKMRSLSDSYLDQTSSDSILGFRTLPTSEIETSTTSPEYRSDTTSTETISDSSLLKTQSSVMGTHRGALGLSHRFKKTKATLRVQSRKSSKREATQSQSHRPSKTKAAQGPGHRPSKTEATQGPGHRPSKTEAAQGPGHRPSKTEAAQGPGQRLRKTKAARGSRQRLRKTKVAHGRGWGPSKAEATQGRSWGLIRSSSKTKTFYDPSSSPGNTEATQDLSQNPSKTKVPQSWNWGTNLGSSKSEVTQDLSQNPSKIQQSPSPDSSTVL, encoded by the exons ATGACAGACTCTAGGAAG AATTCTCCTTGGCCTGAACAGGCTCCCGCACAGCACATCCAACAGCTGCAGGGGACTCCACTCCCACAGGAGATCCTACGGCGCATCTTTGGGACCAGCCGGGTGTTCCAGGGCTTTGATGAGATAAAACCAACAGCCACTGGGATAGCAGTGCCCTTAAAAGTCAGGCAGTA CTACCACCAAGGCTACCGGTGCTTGGAGCAAGAAGACTGGGAGTTGGCCGTGCTGTTCTTCTCCCGTGCCGTTCACCTGGACCCTGAGCTG ATAGACTTCTACGCCTTAAGAGCTGAAGCTTACATTCAGCTCTGTGACTTCTCCTCGGCCGCCCAGAACCTGCGAAGGGCCTACTCCTTCCAGCCGGAGAACACCAACTTCCTGGAGCGCCTAACCTTTGTGCTTTACCTGCAG GGCCAGTGTCTGTTTGAGCAAGGTGCCTTTCCGGACGCCCTGCACGTCTTCTCGCAAGCTTCTAAGCTCCAGCCCGAGAGATCCTGCTTCCGTTACCGATG CATGGCCTGTCTCCTGGCCCTCAAACGACACGACGACTGCCTCTCGCTTGTCACCAGGGAGGTGAAGCACGGCACGGCTAATGCTGATATCTACATCCTCCGGGCCAGGCTCCATAACTTCTTCCAGAAG CCCAACCTCTGCTATCAAGACCTGCACAGCGCTTTGCTACTGGATCCCAAGCACCCAGGGGCCAAGGCGCTGCTCAAGGTGATGGTGGACCAGGCCCGGAAGTCACACCAGGACGCCAGGACCCTGGCCGTGCAGGGCAAGCTGCAGCACGCGCTGCAGTGCATGGACCGCGCCATCGAGAACAACCCTCTGGACCCCAGCCTCTTCCTTTTCAG GGGCACCATGTACAGGCGGCTCCAGGACTTTGATGCCGCCGTGGAGGACCTCCTGAAGGCGTTGGACATGATGACGCAGCGCCAGGAGGACATGGCGCAGCAGGCGCAGCGCCAGCTGCTGCTGTCCTACAACGACTTCGCGGTGCACTGCTACATGCAGGGTGCCTACCAGGAGAGCGTGCTGCTGCTCAACAAGGCGCTCCAGGGCGAGCAGCAGGAGAAAGGCCTCTACATCAACCGCGGCG ACTGCTTCTTCCAGCTGGGCAACCTGACCTTTGCCGAGTTGGACTATCGGCAGGCGCTGGCGCTGAGCCCGCAGGACGAGGGCGCCAACCTGCGCATGGGCCTACTGCAGGAGAAGATGGGTTTCTGCGAGCAGAAGAGGAG GCAATTCCAGAAGGCAGAGAACCACTTCTCGATGGCCATCCAGCACAGCCCCCAGAGGGCTCAGTACTACCTACACCGAGCCAGGACCCGGCTGCTCATGCAGAACATTTCTGGAGCCCGCCAAGATGTTGCCAGTGCCCTGCTCCTTGACCCTAAGCAACCAAAG CTGCTCCCACTGATGACCGACCTCTTCTCGGGCATGTCAGTGGAGGAGGTGCTTGGCACCCAAATAGCCCAcctggccaggctgcagctgagtCGGGCGGTGGAAAGCAGGCTGCAGGACAGCATCTCTGAAGGCATCCTGGG GCAGTTCAGGAGGCGGGAACTGGAGCGCCAGAAGGCCCGGGCCCTGCAGCGGGCTTGGAAGCAGGAGCAGCCTTTGCAAGAGCAGCCTTTGCAGGATCAGCCTTTGCAAGAGCAGCCTTTGCAGGAGCAGCCTTTGCAAGAGCAGCCTTTGCAGGAGCCCTCCGAGAAACCGGGCTCCagtccccaggccctgcaggcgGAGCCCAAACACCCGGAGGAGGCCAAGGGCCCCAAGAAGGAG GAGAAGCCGGAGCCCGGTCCTAGCAAGATGAGGTCTCTGTCCGACAGCTACCTCGATCAGACCTCTTCAGACTCCATCCTGGGCT TCAGGACCCTGCCGACCTCGGAGATAGAGACATCCACCACCAGTCCGGAGTACCGGAGTGACACGACCTCCACTGAGACGATCTCGGATTCCTCCCTGCTGAAGACTCAGTCCTCAGTCATGGGCACCCACAGGGGAGCCCTAGGCCTGAGCCACCGCTTCAAGAAAACTAAGGCCACCCTAAGGGTCCAGAGCCGGAAATCCAGCAAGAGAGAGGCCACGCAGAGCCAGAGCCACAGGCCCAGCAAGACCaaggctgcccagggcccagggcataGGCCCAGCAAGACCGAGgccacccagggcccagggcatAGGCCCAGCAAGACCGAGgccgcccagggcccagggcataGGCCCAGCAAGACCgaggctgcccagggcccagggcagaggcTCAGGAAGACCAAGGCTGCCCGAGGCTCAaggcagaggctcagaaagaccAAGGTTGCTCACGGCCGGGGCTGGGGACCCAGCAAGGCTGAGGCCACCCAGGGCCGGAGCTGGGGACTGATCCGAAGTTCCAGCAAGACCAAGACTTTCTATGACCCAAGTAGTAGCCCCGGCAATACTGAGGCTACCCAGGACCTGAGCCAGAACCCCAGCAAGACCAAGGTTCCCCAGAGCTGGAACTGGGGCACCAACCTAGGTTCCAGCAAGTCCGAAGTCACCCAGGACCTGAGCCAGAACCCCAGCAAAATCCAGCAAAGCCCCAGCCCTGACAGTTCCACTGTTCTCTGA
- the LOC112306532 gene encoding tetratricopeptide repeat protein 16 isoform X1 — protein sequence MTDSRKNSPWPEQAPAQHIQQLQGTPLPQEILRRIFGTSRVFQGFDEIKPTATGIAVPLKVRQYYHQGYRCLEQEDWELAVLFFSRAVHLDPELIDFYALRAEAYIQLCDFSSAAQNLRRAYSFQPENTNFLERLTFVLYLQGQCLFEQGAFPDALHVFSQASKLQPERSCFRYRCMACLLALKRHDDCLSLVTREVKHGTANADIYILRARLHNFFQKPNLCYQDLHSALLLDPKHPGAKALLKVMVDQARKSHQDARTLAVQGKLQHALQCMDRAIENNPLDPSLFLFRGTMYRRLQDFDAAVEDLLKALDMMTQRQEDMAQQAQRQLLLSYNDFAVHCYMQGAYQESVLLLNKALQGEQQEKGLYINRGDCFFQLGNLTFAELDYRQALALSPQDEGANLRMGLLQEKMGFCEQKRRQFQKAENHFSMAIQHSPQRAQYYLHRARTRLLMQNISGARQDVASALLLDPKQPKLLPLMTDLFSGMSVEEVLGTQIAHLARLQLSRAVESRLQDSISEGILGQFRRRELERQKARALQRAWKQEQPLQEQPLQDQPLQEQPLQEQPLQEQPLQEPSEKPGSSPQALQAEPKHPEEAKGPKKEEKPEPGPSKMRSLSDSYLDQTSSDSILGSVRTLPTSEIETSTTSPEYRSDTTSTETISDSSLLKTQSSVMGTHRGALGLSHRFKKTKATLRVQSRKSSKREATQSQSHRPSKTKAAQGPGHRPSKTEATQGPGHRPSKTEAAQGPGHRPSKTEAAQGPGQRLRKTKAARGSRQRLRKTKVAHGRGWGPSKAEATQGRSWGLIRSSSKTKTFYDPSSSPGNTEATQDLSQNPSKTKVPQSWNWGTNLGSSKSEVTQDLSQNPSKIQQSPSPDSSTVL from the exons ATGACAGACTCTAGGAAG AATTCTCCTTGGCCTGAACAGGCTCCCGCACAGCACATCCAACAGCTGCAGGGGACTCCACTCCCACAGGAGATCCTACGGCGCATCTTTGGGACCAGCCGGGTGTTCCAGGGCTTTGATGAGATAAAACCAACAGCCACTGGGATAGCAGTGCCCTTAAAAGTCAGGCAGTA CTACCACCAAGGCTACCGGTGCTTGGAGCAAGAAGACTGGGAGTTGGCCGTGCTGTTCTTCTCCCGTGCCGTTCACCTGGACCCTGAGCTG ATAGACTTCTACGCCTTAAGAGCTGAAGCTTACATTCAGCTCTGTGACTTCTCCTCGGCCGCCCAGAACCTGCGAAGGGCCTACTCCTTCCAGCCGGAGAACACCAACTTCCTGGAGCGCCTAACCTTTGTGCTTTACCTGCAG GGCCAGTGTCTGTTTGAGCAAGGTGCCTTTCCGGACGCCCTGCACGTCTTCTCGCAAGCTTCTAAGCTCCAGCCCGAGAGATCCTGCTTCCGTTACCGATG CATGGCCTGTCTCCTGGCCCTCAAACGACACGACGACTGCCTCTCGCTTGTCACCAGGGAGGTGAAGCACGGCACGGCTAATGCTGATATCTACATCCTCCGGGCCAGGCTCCATAACTTCTTCCAGAAG CCCAACCTCTGCTATCAAGACCTGCACAGCGCTTTGCTACTGGATCCCAAGCACCCAGGGGCCAAGGCGCTGCTCAAGGTGATGGTGGACCAGGCCCGGAAGTCACACCAGGACGCCAGGACCCTGGCCGTGCAGGGCAAGCTGCAGCACGCGCTGCAGTGCATGGACCGCGCCATCGAGAACAACCCTCTGGACCCCAGCCTCTTCCTTTTCAG GGGCACCATGTACAGGCGGCTCCAGGACTTTGATGCCGCCGTGGAGGACCTCCTGAAGGCGTTGGACATGATGACGCAGCGCCAGGAGGACATGGCGCAGCAGGCGCAGCGCCAGCTGCTGCTGTCCTACAACGACTTCGCGGTGCACTGCTACATGCAGGGTGCCTACCAGGAGAGCGTGCTGCTGCTCAACAAGGCGCTCCAGGGCGAGCAGCAGGAGAAAGGCCTCTACATCAACCGCGGCG ACTGCTTCTTCCAGCTGGGCAACCTGACCTTTGCCGAGTTGGACTATCGGCAGGCGCTGGCGCTGAGCCCGCAGGACGAGGGCGCCAACCTGCGCATGGGCCTACTGCAGGAGAAGATGGGTTTCTGCGAGCAGAAGAGGAG GCAATTCCAGAAGGCAGAGAACCACTTCTCGATGGCCATCCAGCACAGCCCCCAGAGGGCTCAGTACTACCTACACCGAGCCAGGACCCGGCTGCTCATGCAGAACATTTCTGGAGCCCGCCAAGATGTTGCCAGTGCCCTGCTCCTTGACCCTAAGCAACCAAAG CTGCTCCCACTGATGACCGACCTCTTCTCGGGCATGTCAGTGGAGGAGGTGCTTGGCACCCAAATAGCCCAcctggccaggctgcagctgagtCGGGCGGTGGAAAGCAGGCTGCAGGACAGCATCTCTGAAGGCATCCTGGG GCAGTTCAGGAGGCGGGAACTGGAGCGCCAGAAGGCCCGGGCCCTGCAGCGGGCTTGGAAGCAGGAGCAGCCTTTGCAAGAGCAGCCTTTGCAGGATCAGCCTTTGCAAGAGCAGCCTTTGCAGGAGCAGCCTTTGCAAGAGCAGCCTTTGCAGGAGCCCTCCGAGAAACCGGGCTCCagtccccaggccctgcaggcgGAGCCCAAACACCCGGAGGAGGCCAAGGGCCCCAAGAAGGAG GAGAAGCCGGAGCCCGGTCCTAGCAAGATGAGGTCTCTGTCCGACAGCTACCTCGATCAGACCTCTTCAGACTCCATCCTGGGCT CAGTCAGGACCCTGCCGACCTCGGAGATAGAGACATCCACCACCAGTCCGGAGTACCGGAGTGACACGACCTCCACTGAGACGATCTCGGATTCCTCCCTGCTGAAGACTCAGTCCTCAGTCATGGGCACCCACAGGGGAGCCCTAGGCCTGAGCCACCGCTTCAAGAAAACTAAGGCCACCCTAAGGGTCCAGAGCCGGAAATCCAGCAAGAGAGAGGCCACGCAGAGCCAGAGCCACAGGCCCAGCAAGACCaaggctgcccagggcccagggcataGGCCCAGCAAGACCGAGgccacccagggcccagggcatAGGCCCAGCAAGACCGAGgccgcccagggcccagggcataGGCCCAGCAAGACCgaggctgcccagggcccagggcagaggcTCAGGAAGACCAAGGCTGCCCGAGGCTCAaggcagaggctcagaaagaccAAGGTTGCTCACGGCCGGGGCTGGGGACCCAGCAAGGCTGAGGCCACCCAGGGCCGGAGCTGGGGACTGATCCGAAGTTCCAGCAAGACCAAGACTTTCTATGACCCAAGTAGTAGCCCCGGCAATACTGAGGCTACCCAGGACCTGAGCCAGAACCCCAGCAAGACCAAGGTTCCCCAGAGCTGGAACTGGGGCACCAACCTAGGTTCCAGCAAGTCCGAAGTCACCCAGGACCTGAGCCAGAACCCCAGCAAAATCCAGCAAAGCCCCAGCCCTGACAGTTCCACTGTTCTCTGA
- the PTRH1 gene encoding peptidyl-tRNA hydrolase isoform X2: MQPPSLWPAGLRLSRSLSSGMSRCVLEPPPSGKRWLVAGLGNPGLPGTRHSVGMAVLGHLARRLGVAESWVRDRRCAADLALASLGDAQLVLLRPRRLMNANGRSVAQAAELFRLTAAEVYLVHDELDKPLGKLALKLGGSARGHNGVRSCISCLNSSAMPRLRVGIGRPTHPNAVQAHVLGCFSPSEQELLPPLLERATDLLLDHIRERSRDPSSGS, translated from the exons ATGCAGCCGCCCAGCCTCTGGCCCGCGGGGCTGCGGCTGAGTCGCTCCCTGAGCAGCGGCATGAGCCGCTGCGTATTGGAACCGCCGCCTTCGGGGAAGCGGTGGCTG GTGGCTGGCCTGGGGAACCCCGGACTGCCCGGCACGCGGCACAGCGTGGGTATGGCGGTGCTGGGGCATCTGGCGCGGCGGCTGGGGGTGGCTGAGAGCTGGGTCCGCGACCGTCGCTGCGCCGCCGACCTCGCCCTGGCCTCACTTGGGGATGCCCAGCTGGTCCTGCTTCGGCCGCGGCGTCTCATGAATGCCAACGGGCGCAGCGTGGCCCAGGCCG CGGAGCTGTTCCGGCTGACTGCCGCGGAGGTCTACCTGGTGCACGATGAGCTGGACAAGCCCCTGGGGAAGCTGGCTCTGAAGCTGGGGGGAAGCGCCAG GGGCCACAACGGAGTTCGTTCCTGCATTAGCTGCCTCAACTCCAGT GCAATGCCACGGCTGCGGGTAGGCATTGGGCGCCCGACACACCCTAACGCAGTGCAGGCCCATGTGCTGGGCTGCTTCTCCCCCTCCGAGCAGGAGCTGCTGCCTCCGTTGCTGGAGCGCGCCACAGACCTTCTCCTGGACCACATCCGTGAGCGAAGCCGGGACCCCTCGTCAGGCTCCTGA
- the PTRH1 gene encoding peptidyl-tRNA hydrolase isoform X1, with amino-acid sequence MQPPSLWPAGLRLSRSLSSGMSRCVLEPPPSGKRWLVAGLGNPGLPGTRHSVGMAVLGHLARRLGVAESWVRDRRCAADLALASLGDAQLVLLRPRRLMNANGRSVAQAVGKRPLGRSAVTGATVSLCQAELFRLTAAEVYLVHDELDKPLGKLALKLGGSARGHNGVRSCISCLNSSAMPRLRVGIGRPTHPNAVQAHVLGCFSPSEQELLPPLLERATDLLLDHIRERSRDPSSGS; translated from the exons ATGCAGCCGCCCAGCCTCTGGCCCGCGGGGCTGCGGCTGAGTCGCTCCCTGAGCAGCGGCATGAGCCGCTGCGTATTGGAACCGCCGCCTTCGGGGAAGCGGTGGCTG GTGGCTGGCCTGGGGAACCCCGGACTGCCCGGCACGCGGCACAGCGTGGGTATGGCGGTGCTGGGGCATCTGGCGCGGCGGCTGGGGGTGGCTGAGAGCTGGGTCCGCGACCGTCGCTGCGCCGCCGACCTCGCCCTGGCCTCACTTGGGGATGCCCAGCTGGTCCTGCTTCGGCCGCGGCGTCTCATGAATGCCAACGGGCGCAGCGTGGCCCAGGCCG TTGGGAAACGCCCTCTGGGCAGATCAGCAGTAACCGGGGCCACCGTTTCCCTGTGCCAAGCGGAGCTGTTCCGGCTGACTGCCGCGGAGGTCTACCTGGTGCACGATGAGCTGGACAAGCCCCTGGGGAAGCTGGCTCTGAAGCTGGGGGGAAGCGCCAG GGGCCACAACGGAGTTCGTTCCTGCATTAGCTGCCTCAACTCCAGT GCAATGCCACGGCTGCGGGTAGGCATTGGGCGCCCGACACACCCTAACGCAGTGCAGGCCCATGTGCTGGGCTGCTTCTCCCCCTCCGAGCAGGAGCTGCTGCCTCCGTTGCTGGAGCGCGCCACAGACCTTCTCCTGGACCACATCCGTGAGCGAAGCCGGGACCCCTCGTCAGGCTCCTGA
- the PTRH1 gene encoding peptidyl-tRNA hydrolase isoform X3 — protein sequence MQPPSLWPAGLRLSRSLSSGMSRCVLEPPPSGKRWLVAGLGNPGLPGTRHSVGMAVLGHLARRLGVAESWVRDRRCAADLALASLGDAQLVLLRPRRLMNANGRSVAQAGNATAAGRHWAPDTP from the exons ATGCAGCCGCCCAGCCTCTGGCCCGCGGGGCTGCGGCTGAGTCGCTCCCTGAGCAGCGGCATGAGCCGCTGCGTATTGGAACCGCCGCCTTCGGGGAAGCGGTGGCTG GTGGCTGGCCTGGGGAACCCCGGACTGCCCGGCACGCGGCACAGCGTGGGTATGGCGGTGCTGGGGCATCTGGCGCGGCGGCTGGGGGTGGCTGAGAGCTGGGTCCGCGACCGTCGCTGCGCCGCCGACCTCGCCCTGGCCTCACTTGGGGATGCCCAGCTGGTCCTGCTTCGGCCGCGGCGTCTCATGAATGCCAACGGGCGCAGCGTGGCCCAGGCCG GCAATGCCACGGCTGCGGGTAGGCATTGGGCGCCCGACACACCCTAA